From one Chryseobacterium sp. 3008163 genomic stretch:
- a CDS encoding glucose 1-dehydrogenase, with amino-acid sequence MEVSLKNQVAIITGASSGIGTGIAKSIAEAGATVIINHSSEKSHDSAQEVLKEITNAGGSGITYQCDVSKEDEVIRMFKDVIAQFGTVDILINNAGIQKDAKFTEMTLDDWNAVMGVNLTGHFLCSREAIKEFLRRGIDTTRSVAGGKIIHISSVHEIIPWAGHANYAASKGAIKMLMQTLAQEYGADKIRVNSIGPGAIQTPINKEAWETKDALNSLLELIPYNRIGQPKDIGNLAAFLASDLADYISGASIFVDGGMTSLESFSDNG; translated from the coding sequence GTTGCCATCATCACAGGTGCATCAAGCGGTATAGGAACGGGAATCGCAAAATCTATCGCCGAAGCCGGAGCAACCGTTATCATCAATCATTCTTCAGAAAAATCTCACGATAGCGCTCAGGAAGTTTTAAAGGAAATAACCAATGCAGGAGGTAGTGGAATAACTTATCAGTGTGATGTCTCAAAGGAGGATGAAGTTATTAGAATGTTTAAAGATGTTATTGCACAATTCGGAACGGTTGACATTCTCATCAATAATGCCGGAATTCAGAAAGATGCAAAATTTACCGAAATGACATTAGACGACTGGAATGCAGTGATGGGAGTAAATCTTACGGGACATTTTCTTTGCTCAAGAGAAGCCATTAAAGAATTTCTACGTCGCGGCATTGATACTACCCGTTCTGTGGCTGGTGGAAAAATTATTCATATCAGTTCGGTACACGAAATTATCCCTTGGGCAGGTCACGCAAACTATGCCGCAAGTAAAGGAGCTATCAAAATGCTGATGCAGACTTTGGCGCAGGAATACGGTGCAGATAAAATCCGGGTGAATTCTATTGGGCCGGGAGCTATTCAAACACCTATTAATAAAGAAGCTTGGGAAACAAAGGATGCTTTGAATTCGTTACTTGAGCTGATTCCTTATAACAGAATAGGTCAGCCGAAAGATATTGGGAATTTGGCGGCATTTTTAGCAAGTGATCTGGCAGATTATATTTCCGGTGCAAGTATTTTTGTGGATGGCGGAATGACCAGCCTTGAGAGTTTTTCGGATAACGGATAA